Proteins co-encoded in one Leptospiraceae bacterium genomic window:
- a CDS encoding porin, with translation MKKRANYLIGILLSAFFTTAVIAEEEKKAEKKWYDQVEFSGFVDVYYQYVANNKQGAQYDSSRAFATYNKQFGVNAVELALQKTADKASPWGFRINFMNGQNTTHQENNYGNANNTNNMNMLQEGFVSFYFPVMNGLTVDVGKMATHIGYELLETVDNPNYTIGYIFFNTIPFIHTGARAALSINDDWGFSFFLYNSVQGTGYNSANQQTGDHVYADGPNKAKAVGTQLSGQVVKQLKVVWNTIYGMDQAIARRTTMDEYIYQTYPSNTPGARPGSYTYDHWFVNEVILSITPTDKLTVDLDYTYGEKVGASAPNTNSGATVSGLLVNRDGRNVKRIYNTYGAWIKYAFTEKFLLALRYEYIDDSRYGGSMAVTRNDSYRYDLSYKSTSGYGDKKGTGAQVRTFTITPTYNWSENMIVKLDLRRDWGMGTPFVDESGRPASYQNGATLGIVAKF, from the coding sequence ATGAAAAAGAGAGCAAATTATTTAATTGGGATCCTTCTATCAGCCTTTTTTACTACTGCTGTAATCGCAGAAGAAGAAAAGAAAGCTGAAAAAAAATGGTATGACCAGGTAGAGTTTTCTGGTTTTGTAGATGTTTATTACCAGTATGTAGCCAATAACAAACAGGGAGCCCAGTATGATTCCAGCCGGGCTTTCGCTACCTATAATAAACAATTTGGTGTAAACGCTGTAGAACTTGCGCTTCAAAAAACTGCTGATAAGGCAAGTCCCTGGGGTTTCAGAATTAACTTCATGAACGGTCAAAATACGACCCACCAGGAAAACAACTATGGTAATGCCAACAATACAAATAACATGAATATGTTGCAGGAAGGTTTTGTCTCTTTCTATTTTCCTGTTATGAACGGCTTAACAGTCGATGTAGGTAAGATGGCTACCCATATTGGTTATGAGTTATTGGAAACAGTTGATAACCCTAACTATACGATAGGTTATATCTTCTTCAATACAATCCCCTTTATTCATACAGGTGCAAGGGCTGCCTTAAGCATTAACGACGATTGGGGCTTTTCTTTCTTCCTGTATAATAGTGTTCAGGGAACCGGCTACAATTCAGCCAACCAACAAACAGGTGACCACGTATATGCAGATGGTCCGAATAAAGCGAAAGCAGTAGGAACTCAGCTTTCCGGACAGGTTGTAAAGCAACTTAAAGTTGTCTGGAACACCATTTATGGAATGGATCAAGCTATTGCCAGAAGAACGACAATGGATGAATATATATACCAGACTTATCCTTCCAATACGCCAGGAGCCAGACCGGGTAGTTATACTTATGACCATTGGTTCGTGAATGAAGTAATACTTTCTATTACACCTACTGATAAACTGACAGTGGATCTGGACTATACCTACGGAGAGAAAGTGGGAGCTTCTGCACCAAATACTAATTCCGGAGCAACTGTAAGTGGTTTATTGGTAAACCGTGATGGAAGAAACGTAAAACGTATTTACAATACTTATGGTGCCTGGATAAAATATGCCTTTACCGAGAAGTTTTTACTTGCACTTCGTTATGAATACATTGACGATAGTAGGTATGGTGGTTCAATGGCTGTAACCAGAAATGATTCTTACAGATACGACCTTTCCTATAAAAGCACAAGTGGATATGGAGACAAAAAGGGAACCGGTGCTCAAGTAAGAACTTTTACTATTACACCCACTTATAACTGGTCTGAAAACATGATAGTTAAATTAGACCTGAGAAGAGACTGGGGAATGGGAACTCCCTTCGTAGATGAAAGTGGAAGACCGGCAAGCTATCAGAATGGTGCAACTCTCGGTATAGTTGCGAAGTTCTAA
- a CDS encoding AAA family ATPase — MNSKAIQAIEELLNLLKLEKEAERKEYESLLKDLSLTERQERGVSWYPLIIQETDYNSGGKPVLKLSKKNFLEVDNLFKQGEMVRFYKNKTGSEDSEESYIGIVSFSKEDRVHIILEAEEMPESLEDGRFGLDLYYNEYSYKEMEYALQVVLSADNNRLSEFRNLLTGQKKPEFKHFHKELRENLNESQNRAIQQIHSSIDLCIIHGPPGTGKTFTLVRAIKEILEQEEKHLLACAASNAAVDLLAEHLNELGVNVTRIGNPVRISEKLYDLSLESKILKHQDYKTLKKYKNEAGKIRQEALKFVKHFGRAEREERKEKLNEAKEIWKESRVLERNIIDEILDRTDVVCSTLVGANDYSLKGRKFGTVFIDEASQCLEPANWIPILKAGKLILAGDHCQLPAVIKSKEAAEKGLSKSLFEKCMEFFPEASVLLNTQYRMNDSIMGFSNQKFYEGKLVSDPSVKDQSLGEGYLSSEKLIFIDTAGCDYLESLQEETRSYSNKEEAFLLEKLLKQLLEEMEGKPFSLGILSPYREQIRFFQDLFRKTPLPPSLDLEIDTIDAFQGREKDMIAISLVRSNEEREIGFLADIRRMNVAMTRAKKLLLIIGDSSTISADPFYEDFISYVQEKNYYKSAWEFMD; from the coding sequence ATGAACTCTAAGGCAATTCAGGCTATTGAAGAACTCTTGAACCTGCTCAAGCTCGAAAAAGAAGCGGAAAGAAAAGAATATGAGTCTTTATTGAAGGATTTAAGCCTCACAGAAAGACAGGAAAGAGGTGTAAGCTGGTATCCCCTGATTATTCAGGAAACAGACTATAATTCCGGTGGTAAACCGGTTTTAAAGCTATCCAAGAAAAACTTTCTTGAGGTAGATAACCTGTTTAAACAGGGGGAAATGGTTCGTTTTTATAAAAATAAGACAGGTTCTGAGGATTCGGAAGAAAGCTACATTGGTATTGTTTCTTTTTCCAAAGAGGATAGAGTTCATATTATCCTTGAAGCTGAGGAGATGCCCGAATCCTTGGAGGATGGAAGGTTCGGTCTGGATTTATACTATAATGAGTATTCCTACAAGGAAATGGAGTATGCCCTGCAGGTCGTTCTTTCTGCCGACAATAACCGTCTTTCTGAATTTCGTAATCTATTAACCGGGCAAAAAAAGCCGGAGTTCAAGCACTTTCACAAAGAACTTCGAGAAAACCTGAACGAATCCCAGAACCGGGCCATACAACAAATTCATTCCTCTATAGACCTTTGCATTATTCACGGGCCTCCCGGTACCGGAAAGACTTTTACATTAGTCCGGGCTATAAAAGAGATTCTTGAACAGGAAGAGAAGCATTTGCTGGCCTGTGCGGCCAGTAATGCCGCCGTAGATCTTTTAGCAGAACATTTAAACGAACTGGGAGTAAATGTTACCCGGATAGGAAACCCCGTTCGCATTTCAGAAAAACTTTACGATTTAAGCCTTGAGAGTAAGATTCTAAAACATCAGGACTATAAAACCCTTAAAAAGTATAAGAACGAAGCCGGTAAAATTCGGCAGGAAGCTTTAAAGTTTGTGAAACACTTCGGACGGGCTGAGAGAGAAGAAAGAAAGGAAAAGCTAAATGAAGCTAAAGAAATCTGGAAAGAATCCCGGGTTTTAGAACGTAATATCATCGATGAAATCCTCGATAGAACAGATGTAGTCTGTAGTACCCTCGTGGGAGCCAATGACTACAGCCTGAAGGGAAGGAAATTTGGAACCGTTTTTATTGATGAGGCCAGTCAATGCCTCGAACCGGCCAACTGGATACCGATTTTAAAAGCCGGAAAACTTATCCTGGCCGGTGACCATTGCCAGCTTCCGGCGGTAATTAAGTCTAAAGAAGCAGCTGAAAAAGGTCTCTCTAAAAGTCTTTTTGAGAAATGTATGGAGTTTTTCCCGGAAGCTTCTGTCCTGCTGAATACACAGTACAGGATGAATGATTCCATTATGGGCTTTTCTAATCAGAAGTTTTACGAAGGAAAACTGGTTTCAGACCCTTCGGTAAAAGACCAAAGTCTTGGAGAGGGTTATTTAAGCTCGGAAAAGCTTATTTTTATAGATACAGCCGGCTGTGACTATTTAGAGAGTTTACAGGAAGAAACGAGGAGTTATTCCAATAAAGAAGAAGCCTTTTTATTAGAGAAGCTTTTAAAGCAGCTTCTGGAAGAAATGGAAGGAAAGCCTTTCAGTCTCGGAATTCTTTCTCCCTACCGGGAGCAGATTCGTTTTTTTCAGGACCTATTTCGAAAAACCCCCCTACCCCCTTCTCTGGATTTAGAAATCGATACCATTGATGCCTTTCAGGGCCGAGAAAAAGATATGATAGCCATAAGCCTGGTACGCTCGAACGAAGAAAGAGAAATAGGCTTTCTTGCAGACATTCGACGGATGAATGTGGCTATGACCAGGGCCAAAAAGCTGCTTTTGATTATCGGAGATAGCAGTACTATCTCAGCAGACCCTTTTTATGAGGATTTCATTTCTTACGTACAGGAGAAAAACTACTATAAAAGTGCCTGGGAATTTATGGACTGA
- a CDS encoding helix-turn-helix domain-containing protein — translation MTFGQIIHNKRLEKEMALGDFAKKLGWTTVYVSDIEEGRRQPPSREKLLEMCSILGISREEVKLPAYML, via the coding sequence ATGACCTTTGGGCAGATAATCCATAATAAACGATTAGAAAAAGAGATGGCATTAGGAGATTTTGCAAAAAAACTCGGTTGGACTACCGTCTATGTATCCGATATTGAGGAAGGAAGACGTCAGCCCCCTTCACGTGAAAAGCTTTTAGAAATGTGTAGTATTCTGGGAATTTCAAGAGAAGAGGTGAAACTTCCGGCTTACATGCTGTGA